One Xyrauchen texanus isolate HMW12.3.18 chromosome 2, RBS_HiC_50CHRs, whole genome shotgun sequence genomic window carries:
- the LOC127661337 gene encoding beta,beta-carotene 15,15'-dioxygenase-like encodes MNRSVKIGRSLHLHEETVYRQFVFPLGLLNYLFPSLNRFGIRQEKMQYDYGKNKEEHPDPIKAEVKGMLPDWLQGTLIRNGPGLFTLGETSYNHWFDGMALLHNFTIKNGEVMYRSRFLRGDTYNSNTQANRIVVSEMGTMAYPDPCKNIFSKVITFLNHTIPDFTDNCANNIIKYGNDYHATSETNYIRKIDPTTLETHDKVDYMKHLPVNIVASHTHYDEEGNSYSMGTSIAEKGKTKYTLFKVAGGSGSAESQPLKNVEVVCTVPCRTLLTPSYYHSFGMTDNYFIFIEQPLKLDILKMATAYMRKVSWASCMKFHPEDKTLIHLIDRKTNKEVGIKFYTGAMAVYHQVNAFEDDGHVVFDMITYDDNRLYDVFYLDKLKEQMTSNTTYCKPKCKRFVLPVNDKGEMGEDLVKLKYTTASAVKEKDGKILCQGEILCDGVELPRINYNFNGKKYRYAYMCCVDTSPVATKIVKVNVETKQQIEWKEDNCVLSEPVFVPRPNAVDEDDGVVLSSVISSKPSPGSFLLVLDGKSFKEVARAYVDAEIHMDMHGYFIPDSS; translated from the exons ATGAATCGTTCGGTCAAGATTGGGCGGAGTCTTCACCTTCATGAAGAGACAgtatatagacagtttgtcttcCCACTCGGACTGCTGAATTATCTGTTTCCCTCACTGAATAGATTTGGGATAAGACAAGAAAAGATGCAGTACGACTATGGTAAAAACAAGGAAGAACATCCTGACCCTATCAAAGCTGAAGTGAAAG GCATGCTTCCTGATTGGCTACAGGGGACGCTTATACGCAACGGGCCTGGTCTCTTCACTCTGGGAGAGACTTCATACAACCATTGGTTTGACGGAATGGCACTTTTGCATAATTTTACTATTAAAAATG GTGAGGTGATGTACAGAAGCAGATTTCTTCGAGGTGACACCTACAACTCCAACACACAGGCCAACAGAATAGTGGTGTCAGAAATGGGGACCATGGCTTACCCAGACCCATGCAAAAATATATTCTCCAA AGTGATCACCTTTCTGAACCACACCATCCCAGACTTCACAGACAACTGTGCCAATAACATAATCAAATATGGAAACGACTATCATGCCACATCGGAAACCAACTATATTCGTAAAATTGACCCCACAACTTTAGAGACGCATGACAAG GTGGACTACATGAAGCACCTACCAGTAAATATAGTGGCGTCCCATACGCATTATGATGAAGAGGGAAATAGTTACAGTATGGGAACATCCATTGCAGAGAAGGGCAAAACGAAATACACATTATTCAAAGTTGCAGGAGGAA GTGGCTCAGCTGAGTCTCAACCCTTGAAAAACGTCGAGGTGGTCTGCACTGTGCCCTGCCGCACGCTCCTCACACCCAGCTATTATCACAGCTTCGGCATGACCGACAACTACTTCATCTTTATTGAGCAGCCCTTGAAGCTGGACATCCTGAAAATGGCCACTGCCTATATGAGGAAGGTCAGCTGGGCCAGCTGCATGAAATTCCACCCCGAAGATAAG ACCCTGATTCATCTTATTGACCGGAAGACAAATAAGGAAGTTGGGATCAAATTCTACACTGGTGCAATGGCTGTATACCATCAAGTGAATGCGTTTGAAGATGATGGTCATGTTGTGTTTGATATGATCACCTATGATGACAACCGCTTGTATGATGTGTTTTACCTGGACAAGCTGAAGGAGCAGATGACCTCTAATACTACCTACTGCAAGCCCAAGTGCAAAAGATTTGTGTTGCCCGTTAATGATAAG GGTGAGATGGGTGAAGATCTGGTCAAACTTAAATATACGACAGCAAGTGCTGTGAAGGAGAAAGATGGAAAAATTCTGTGTCAAGGCGAGATTCTCTGTGATG GTGTGGAACTCCCAAGAATTAATTACAATTTCAATGGAAAGAAGTACAGATATGCTTACATGTGTTGTGTGGACACGTCACCAGTGGCCACAAAG ATTGTAAAGGTTAATGTTGAAACGAAGCAGCAGATTGAATGGAAGGAAGACAACTGTGTGCTCTCAGAACCTGTTTTCGTTCCCAGGCCCAATGCTGTTGATGAAGATGATG gcGTAGTACTGTCATCTGTCATAAGCTCTAAACCCAGCCCAGGTAGCTTTCTTCTGGTGCTTGATGGTAAATCCTTCAAAGAGGTTGCCCGGGCTTATGTAGATGCTGAGATTCATATGGACATGCATGGATACTTCATACCAGACAGCAGTTAA
- the LOC127652522 gene encoding beta,beta-carotene 15,15'-dioxygenase-like, with protein MVPISAEFAVGRNGNKTTSGSIPPWLQGALLRNGPGRFSVGDASYKHWFDGMAFIHSFTFNSGDVFYRSKFFKNETYKKNAVANRIVVSEFGSMVFPDPCKNIFAKTFSHLQNTFPDFTDNNLINIIRYVAAYYASSEVKCINQIDTITLDTLGRTNYRNHIALNVATAHPHYDADGNTHNMGTAIMSFGRPKYVIFKVPASASDKGKKPALSEVEQICSIPTNVINKCMNVIHLVNRKTGKTVSTMYITDAFAVFHHINAYEEDGHVVFDLITYQDSNLYDMFYLKNMKQDVDKFMYTNKDYSQPTCQWFVLPVNIGKVKNGI; from the exons GTTCCATCCCACCATGGCTTCAGGGGGCACTTTTGCGCAATGGCCCTGGTCGGTTCTCAGTTGGAGACGCTTCATACAAGCACTGGTTTGATGGAATGGCATTCATCCACAGTTTCACCTTTAA TTCAGGTGATGTATTTTATAGGAGTAAATTCTTCAAGAATGAAACATACAAAAAGAACGCAGTTGCCAACAGAATTGTTGTGTCTGAATTTGGATCCATGGTCTTCCCAGATCCTTGCAAGAATATTTTTGCAAA AACCTTCAGTCATCTGCAGAACACCTTCCCAGATTTCACCGATAATAATCTCATTAACATCATAAGATATGTTGCGGCTTATTACGCATCATCAGAGGTGAAATGCATCAACCAGATTGACACAATAACTCTTGACACATTAGGAAGA ACTAACTACAGAAACCATATCGCCTTGAACGTAGCAACTGCACATCCTCACTACGATGCCGATGGGAACACGCACAACATGGGCACTGCCATTATGAGCTTCGGCAGaccaaaatatgttatttttaagGTGCCTGCCAGTGCCTCAG ATAAAGGGAAGAAGCCAGCCCTGAGTGAGGTGGAGCAAATTTGCTCCATTCCtacaaatgttataaataaatgtatgaatgtgATCCATCTGGtcaataggaaaactgggaaaacTGTGAGCACAATGTACATTACAGATGCATTTGCGGTATTCCATCACATCAATGCCTATGAGGAGGATGGCCATGTTGTCTTTGACTTGATCACATACCAGGACAGCAATCTGTAcgatatgttttatttaaaaaacatgaaGCAAGATGTTGACAAGTTCATGTATACAAACAAGGACTACTCTCAACCAACGTGCCAGTGGTTTGTCCTCCCTGTCAATATAGGGAaggtaaaaaatggcatataa